A part of Parvimonas micra genomic DNA contains:
- a CDS encoding DAK2 domain-containing protein, translating to MINSEQLQKAFVRARNYLETNKEIVNSLNVFPVPDGDTGTNMSLTIKSAIKNLENSKINTCADVTKAISDGALMGARGNSGVILSQILRGFYLGSKESVTLDVETIKECFVNAYKVAYKSVIKPTEGTILTVIREMGEFAEANYTYYNDEIEFCKEILKEGFRSLEKTPEILPILKEADVVDAGGRGLMYLLEGALGDEVVEIKNNYEFNRPARIEHLAAQQDEDIKFGYCTEFMITSDSEEYGVLRDKLASIGDSLIVVKGDNIIKVHVHTNHPGQAIEWALEFGPLHDLKIDNMRRQHNHLHHTDKEVEDAKHSEEVKEHKKYGFISISTGDGIDEIFKSMGVDEIITGGQTMNPSTEDILNAVEKINADDIFVFPNNSNIILVSEQAAKISKKRLHVIKTKQIPQAFSSLFNFDESLSVDENIELMTEAISNIKVGQITYALRDTEIEGVKIKKDDFMGLNEGKITVSKKKIEDTFEALIDQLIDGDSSIVSIYYGEDVKEKDAEKLAKLIEKKYEDVEVELVYGGQPLYYYLISVE from the coding sequence ATGATAAATAGTGAACAATTGCAAAAGGCATTTGTAAGAGCTCGTAATTATCTTGAAACAAATAAAGAGATAGTTAATAGCTTAAATGTATTTCCGGTTCCTGATGGAGATACAGGTACAAATATGTCTTTGACTATTAAATCAGCAATAAAGAATTTAGAAAATTCAAAAATTAATACTTGTGCAGATGTTACTAAAGCTATTAGCGATGGGGCATTGATGGGCGCAAGAGGAAACTCAGGAGTAATCTTATCTCAAATTTTAAGGGGTTTCTATTTAGGAAGTAAAGAAAGTGTAACACTTGATGTTGAAACTATTAAGGAATGTTTTGTAAATGCTTATAAGGTCGCTTATAAATCAGTTATAAAACCTACTGAAGGAACAATTTTAACAGTTATAAGAGAAATGGGAGAATTTGCAGAAGCTAATTACACTTATTATAATGATGAAATAGAATTTTGTAAAGAAATTTTAAAGGAAGGTTTTAGAAGTTTGGAAAAAACGCCTGAAATCCTACCTATTTTAAAAGAAGCAGATGTTGTCGATGCAGGTGGTCGAGGATTGATGTATCTGCTTGAAGGTGCATTAGGAGATGAAGTTGTTGAAATTAAAAACAATTACGAATTTAATAGACCTGCAAGAATTGAACATTTGGCTGCACAACAAGATGAAGATATAAAATTTGGATATTGTACTGAATTTATGATTACAAGTGATTCAGAAGAATATGGAGTGTTGAGAGACAAACTTGCAAGTATTGGAGATTCTTTAATTGTAGTTAAGGGTGATAATATTATAAAAGTTCATGTTCATACCAATCATCCAGGACAAGCAATTGAATGGGCATTAGAATTTGGACCTTTACATGATTTAAAAATTGATAATATGAGAAGACAACATAATCATTTACATCATACTGACAAAGAAGTTGAGGATGCTAAGCATTCTGAAGAAGTAAAAGAACATAAAAAATATGGCTTTATTTCTATTTCAACAGGAGATGGTATTGATGAAATCTTTAAGAGTATGGGTGTAGATGAAATTATTACTGGGGGACAAACAATGAATCCTTCAACTGAAGATATACTAAATGCAGTTGAAAAGATTAATGCTGATGATATTTTTGTTTTCCCTAATAATAGTAATATTATACTTGTTTCAGAACAGGCAGCAAAAATTTCGAAGAAGAGACTTCATGTTATAAAAACAAAACAAATACCACAAGCATTTAGCTCATTATTTAATTTTGACGAATCCTTATCAGTTGATGAAAATATTGAACTTATGACTGAAGCTATTTCCAATATTAAAGTTGGTCAAATAACTTATGCCCTAAGAGATACTGAAATTGAAGGAGTAAAAATCAAAAAAGATGATTTTATGGGTTTAAATGAAGGTAAAATCACAGTATCCAAAAAGAAAATAGAAGATACATTTGAAGCACTTATTGATCAACTTATTGATGGAGATTCATCTATAGTAAGTATTTACTATGGAGAAGATGTAAAAGAAAAAGATGCTGAAAAATTAGCAAAATTAATTGAGAAAAAATATGAAGATGTTGAAGTTGAATTAGTATATGGTGGTCAACCATTATATTACTATTTGATTTCAGTTGAGTAG
- a CDS encoding MATE family efflux transporter: MNVKFFNKSSEERRNMILSEKVLKTIIILTIPMFMMGIVQALIPITDGLFLNNKSGYVIAGAIGFSQSVIGILNAFSQGLSVAASAIIGQLYGKGDIEKTKHSSVQILVLSFGIGLLLSPLCLILSYIISRGVNEELSVHVFEYLGLYSFVLPFLFMAAIFNSIKNGTGHPEAPFFRMIILLVFKIVFNTIFLSILNLGVFGAVSASFMSYFLIGIWMYYDLFIKKSDMQLSLKNFRFDFEFIKKTMALAIPSILSYILVYIGFFLINKEVVKYGSIALNASTIASNINSIYFVLPTSVGTTVTTMISMNIGNGNSKNAKKVFYYGILFSLMIVFSIIIVFTPLNPYIVELFQKNPEITTITNKALTIYMYSVIGFGIFTVEQGVFIGLGRTKMPLLTGIMRVWLLRYIFIIFTEKYLGVYSIFWGNLFSNCMAAFIFFFFVMKVKWESAIKNL, translated from the coding sequence ATGAATGTAAAATTTTTTAATAAAAGTTCGGAAGAACGACGAAATATGATTCTGAGTGAAAAAGTTTTAAAGACAATTATTATTTTGACAATACCAATGTTTATGATGGGAATAGTACAAGCATTAATTCCAATTACTGATGGCTTATTTTTAAATAACAAATCCGGTTATGTAATTGCAGGAGCTATTGGTTTTTCTCAATCCGTAATAGGTATTTTAAATGCATTTTCTCAAGGGCTCAGTGTTGCGGCGTCGGCAATAATAGGACAATTATATGGGAAAGGCGATATTGAAAAAACCAAGCATAGTTCGGTTCAAATTTTGGTTTTATCTTTTGGTATAGGACTACTACTTTCGCCTCTCTGTTTAATATTATCTTATATAATATCAAGAGGAGTAAATGAAGAACTTTCAGTACATGTTTTTGAGTATCTTGGACTTTATTCTTTTGTTTTACCTTTTTTATTTATGGCAGCTATTTTTAATTCTATAAAAAATGGGACAGGACATCCTGAAGCACCATTTTTTCGTATGATAATTCTTTTGGTTTTTAAAATAGTTTTTAATACAATATTTTTATCAATTTTAAATTTAGGAGTTTTTGGTGCAGTATCTGCATCTTTTATGTCTTACTTTTTGATTGGTATTTGGATGTACTATGATTTATTTATAAAAAAATCAGATATGCAACTTTCTTTAAAAAATTTTAGATTCGATTTTGAATTTATAAAAAAAACAATGGCTTTGGCAATTCCCAGCATTTTATCATATATCTTAGTTTATATTGGATTCTTTTTAATTAATAAAGAAGTAGTAAAATATGGCTCTATTGCCCTTAATGCTTCTACCATTGCTTCTAATATAAATTCAATTTATTTTGTTTTGCCTACAAGTGTTGGAACAACGGTTACTACAATGATTAGTATGAATATAGGAAATGGGAATTCCAAAAATGCAAAAAAAGTATTTTATTATGGTATTTTGTTTTCTTTGATGATAGTATTTTCGATTATAATCGTTTTTACACCTCTAAATCCTTATATTGTTGAGTTATTCCAAAAGAATCCGGAAATTACAACAATAACTAATAAGGCGTTGACTATTTATATGTATTCTGTGATAGGATTTGGAATATTTACAGTTGAACAAGGAGTATTTATAGGACTTGGAAGGACTAAAATGCCTTTGCTTACAGGAATAATGAGAGTTTGGTTACTTAGATATATTTTTATAATTTTTACTGAAAAGTATTTGGGAGTATATTCAATTTTCTGGGGAAATTTATTTTCAAATTGTATGGCTGCATTTATATTTTTCTTTTTTGTTATGAAAGTGAAATGGGAATCAGCGATTAAAAATTTATAA
- a CDS encoding Asp23/Gls24 family envelope stress response protein: MEFNNELGKVSINPVVIKTIVANVLRESYGVSGLANVSPKDGIYQLLGWDNSGKGVHVVLKENNIFIDLHIVIQYGIKISTVCENIIENVKYNVENLTGLTVKKVNVNVHGIKLEGN, from the coding sequence ATGGAATTTAATAATGAATTAGGTAAAGTTTCTATTAACCCCGTTGTGATTAAAACAATCGTAGCTAATGTATTAAGAGAAAGTTATGGAGTTAGCGGATTGGCTAATGTTTCTCCTAAAGATGGAATTTACCAACTTTTAGGTTGGGATAATTCCGGTAAAGGTGTTCATGTCGTGCTTAAAGAAAATAATATTTTTATAGATTTACATATTGTTATTCAATACGGAATAAAGATATCAACAGTCTGTGAAAATATAATAGAAAATGTAAAATATAATGTTGAAAACTTGACAGGATTAACTGTAAAAAAAGTTAATGTTAATGTTCATGGTATTAAATTAGAAGGTAATTAG